In the genome of Fervidobacterium nodosum Rt17-B1, the window ATTTTTTCCATGGCTTTAAAAAAAGTTAGATAAGCAACACCTGTAACTATTAAGCCAAGATAAATCAAGATAAACCATTGGTTTATACTCAAAATGGGAATTTCAAACTTTCTGAATATTGTTAAAAGTAAAATATAAATCAAGCCAGAAGAGAGAGAAGAGTACGCGGTAACAACTAAAGAATTGTACTTTTTTGTATATTTTCTCATGAGCACAGTGTAAAGACCGAATGTTGAAGCGGCAACTACACCAAAGAAAATTCCCAACCAAGAATCTCCACTTATTTTTCCAAAACTAAAAATAACTAATCCAAGAAATCCTAATCCAATACCTACGTATTTTCTTAATTTGTACCTTTCATTGAGTATTATCCAAGCAAATAATGACACAAATATAGGGTTACTCGCAACCAATGTTGCAGCAGTAGAGGCATTTGAATATTTGACAGCCAACTGCAAAGATGTCATCGAAATTACGCTGTTCAAAATACCAACAAGTGTAATTGGCAGAAAATCTTTTATCTCAATATCATCTTTCACAAATATCATTAAAACTAATCCACCTAACAAAAACCGAAAAGCCGTCATGAAAAACGGGTCGACAATCCCCATCAACGGTTTTGAAACAACCTCTATACTTGAAAAAGCAAAAAGCGTAAATGCCAAATATAAATATGAACTAAGCATAAAAACAACCCCTTGTATAATATTTTAACCAATACTGTAGTGTTTAAAAATTTTCTTTTTAACATTCCAAGTGCATTTTACACTCGCATTAAACCAAACCATATTACCTGCCCCAAAGCTCACCTTCGTACCATCGTCAAGTGTAACTTCTACTTCTCCTTCTACAACATAGAATTGTTCTGGCTCA includes:
- a CDS encoding DMT family transporter, which encodes MLSSYLYLAFTLFAFSSIEVVSKPLMGIVDPFFMTAFRFLLGGLVLMIFVKDDIEIKDFLPITLVGILNSVISMTSLQLAVKYSNASTAATLVASNPIFVSLFAWIILNERYKLRKYVGIGLGFLGLVIFSFGKISGDSWLGIFFGVVAASTFGLYTVLMRKYTKKYNSLVVTAYSSLSSGLIYILLLTIFRKFEIPILSINQWFILIYLGLIVTGVAYLTFFKAMEKIGATQSSRIFFLKPIVATLLAIVFLGEKLSLLKIIGMIIVLFSLTL
- a CDS encoding cupin domain-containing protein; protein product: MEKVKVWKPTEEEIKKAKMWPTWSKEESVFDWYYDEPEQFYVVEGEVEVTLDDGTKVSFGAGNMVWFNASVKCTWNVKKKIFKHYSIG